Proteins from a single region of Verrucosispora sp. NA02020:
- a CDS encoding condensation domain-containing protein: protein MAELVREEPASVGQRLLALMDHYRGRDSALNEQVLWRLRGPYDHEAMTRAVAALTARHEPLRTTYPRGRRMRQQIHVPRPVPVPVTDVSAEADPGAAAREIVATEVATGVDASVWPLRPRVVRLDAEHHLVVLTLHHYCSDDYSNALLARDLRSLYAVETGETVDLPAPQWQYAQWARWQADQLSGANLTRLTDYWTGKLTGARLVELPARRRRPVPDGEPPWISVEHYVDAETTAALRQLARRHRTTLFPVTLAVFYALLYAETGADDLTVASLFANRSQPQVRDTVGFFASMVLLRERFTPDTTLSELIAQARTTVMDAMRHQDLPHQLLPPDTVAGGTGRTDDVLFQLLGSLMTRADMAGEELDDMEAQLERRRFALEFVVVPQGDQLSALLLCSRAEFDPLWADTFVRDYVTLVRRAVADADVPLARLRGAPVT, encoded by the coding sequence GTGGCTGAGCTCGTGCGTGAGGAACCCGCTTCCGTCGGTCAACGCCTCCTGGCCCTGATGGACCACTACCGGGGTCGGGACAGCGCTCTCAACGAACAGGTGCTGTGGCGCCTGCGTGGCCCGTACGACCACGAGGCGATGACCCGGGCGGTGGCCGCCCTGACCGCCCGGCACGAGCCGCTGCGGACCACGTACCCGCGCGGTCGCCGGATGCGCCAGCAGATCCACGTGCCGCGCCCGGTGCCGGTGCCGGTGACCGACGTGTCGGCCGAGGCCGACCCGGGTGCCGCCGCCCGGGAGATCGTCGCCACCGAGGTCGCCACCGGGGTCGACGCCTCGGTGTGGCCGCTGCGGCCCCGGGTGGTCCGGCTCGACGCGGAGCACCACCTGGTGGTGCTCACCCTGCACCACTACTGCTCCGACGACTACTCCAACGCGTTGCTCGCCCGCGACCTGCGGTCCCTGTACGCCGTCGAGACCGGCGAGACGGTCGACCTGCCCGCCCCGCAGTGGCAGTACGCGCAGTGGGCCCGCTGGCAGGCCGACCAGCTCTCCGGCGCGAACCTGACCCGGCTCACCGACTACTGGACCGGCAAGCTGACCGGTGCGCGCCTGGTGGAACTGCCGGCCCGCCGGCGGCGTCCGGTGCCCGACGGCGAACCGCCGTGGATCTCGGTCGAGCACTACGTGGACGCCGAGACCACCGCCGCCCTGCGGCAGCTCGCCCGCCGGCACCGCACCACGCTCTTCCCGGTCACGCTGGCGGTGTTCTACGCCCTGCTGTACGCCGAGACCGGCGCCGACGACCTCACCGTGGCCTCGCTGTTCGCCAACCGTTCGCAGCCACAGGTGCGCGACACGGTGGGCTTCTTCGCCAGCATGGTGTTGCTTCGGGAACGCTTCACGCCGGACACCACGCTGAGCGAGCTGATCGCCCAGGCCCGCACCACGGTGATGGACGCGATGCGGCACCAGGACCTGCCACACCAGTTGCTCCCGCCGGACACCGTGGCGGGCGGCACCGGACGCACCGACGACGTGCTGTTCCAGCTGCTCGGCAGCCTGATGACCCGGGCGGACATGGCCGGTGAGGAACTGGACGACATGGAGGCCCAGCTCGAACGGCGGCGTTTCGCGCTGGAGTTCGTGGTGGTGCCGCAGGGCGACCAGCTCTCCGCGTTACTGTTGTGTTCCCGGGCCGAGTTCGATCCGCTGTGGGCGGACACCTTCGTCCGTGACTATGTCACCCTGGTGCGACGCGCGGTCGCCGACGCCGACGTCCCGCTCGCCCGCCTGCGTGGCGCACCGGTGACCTGA
- a CDS encoding cytochrome P450 translates to MSAPTLAPRFDALDPNVVEDPYPEYARLRAAGPLCRIGPGSWGVTRFADVVALQHDPRLGSEFPAGYHEVSVGDGPASAFFQRIMLYRDPPDHVRLRRLMSRAFSPAVVRQLRSYVEELVDEMLVPAVAAGRMDLVPELAYPLPVRVVCRLMGIPPESTDDVRRHAMNLGRAFTAVVPEHARADADVAVRWLREHIGDLLDQRRSRRGDDLLSRLLDVEESGDSLSHDEIVDNTVFSFFAGFETTVHMITTGTAALLAHPDQLDRLRADPALATTAVDEFLRWDAPIQGTARYVHEPIEIGGRTVRRGRVLVLMIGSANHDERRFTRPDRLDVGRTDNPHLAFGGGAHLCLGAFLARMEGAVVFDRLARLAVLEPDGPTVRERDTPFRAYASVPIRLG, encoded by the coding sequence ATGAGCGCACCGACCCTCGCACCCCGGTTCGACGCCCTGGACCCGAACGTCGTCGAGGACCCCTATCCCGAGTACGCCCGGCTGCGCGCCGCCGGCCCGCTGTGCCGGATCGGGCCGGGCAGTTGGGGTGTCACCCGCTTCGCCGACGTGGTGGCCCTGCAACACGACCCCCGGCTGGGCAGCGAGTTCCCCGCCGGCTACCACGAGGTGTCCGTGGGCGACGGCCCCGCCAGTGCCTTCTTCCAGCGCATCATGCTCTATCGCGATCCGCCCGACCACGTCCGGCTGCGTCGGCTGATGAGCCGCGCGTTCAGTCCCGCGGTCGTCCGCCAACTGCGGTCCTACGTCGAGGAACTGGTCGACGAGATGCTCGTCCCGGCCGTGGCGGCGGGCCGGATGGACCTGGTCCCCGAACTGGCCTACCCGCTGCCGGTCCGGGTGGTCTGCCGACTGATGGGCATCCCGCCGGAGTCCACCGACGACGTCCGCCGGCACGCGATGAACCTCGGTCGCGCCTTCACCGCCGTGGTCCCCGAGCACGCCCGCGCCGACGCCGACGTGGCCGTACGCTGGCTGCGCGAGCACATCGGCGACCTGCTCGACCAGCGCCGCTCCCGTCGGGGCGACGACCTGCTCTCCCGGCTGCTCGACGTGGAGGAGTCCGGCGACAGCCTGAGCCACGACGAGATCGTGGACAACACCGTCTTCTCGTTCTTCGCCGGTTTCGAGACCACCGTGCACATGATCACCACCGGTACCGCCGCGCTGCTGGCCCACCCGGACCAGCTCGACCGGCTACGGGCCGACCCGGCCCTGGCGACCACCGCGGTCGACGAGTTCCTGCGCTGGGACGCCCCGATCCAGGGCACGGCCCGCTACGTGCACGAGCCCATCGAGATCGGCGGGCGCACGGTACGCAGAGGGCGGGTCCTGGTGCTCATGATCGGCTCGGCGAACCACGACGAGCGCCGGTTCACCCGGCCGGACCGGCTGGACGTGGGCCGCACCGACAACCCACACCTCGCCTTCGGCGGCGGCGCCCACCTCTGCCTCGGTGCCTTCCTGGCCCGGATGGAGGGGGCCGTGGTGTTCGACCGGCTGGCCCGCCTCGCCGTGCTCGAACCGGACGGCCCGACCGTACGCGAACGCGACACCCCGTTCCGCGCGTACGCCTCGGTGCCGATCCGGCTCGGCTGA
- a CDS encoding methyltransferase: MTAARRSLDLTAVVRLGELGDQITPFALRAACDLRIADLLVDGPRPVSELAASAGAHAGALLRLLRALAARGVFSEVADATFALTPLAEPLRGDHPMSLRDSFALLDSDVRAWAAIGHTLRTGEPAFGHVHGQDYWSYLADHPQESARVDDWMRSVNHLHLRTVLGAYPWRRFGTLVDVGGGTGGFLAGLLTRFPGVRGVLFDLPHVVAGAPKVLAEAGVADRCEVVPGDAFGTVPAGGDGYLLKTVLPGFDDDDATRILATVRTAMRPDSRLVLLEAVLPPGDAFDMAKLFDVHAMVLTGGAHRSAEETGRLLERAGLRLTQVIGTPTLTAIEALPAD; the protein is encoded by the coding sequence ATGACGGCCGCCCGACGCAGTCTCGACCTGACCGCCGTGGTCCGGCTCGGCGAGTTGGGTGACCAGATCACCCCGTTCGCCCTGCGGGCCGCCTGCGACCTGCGCATCGCCGACCTGCTGGTGGACGGTCCACGACCGGTGTCGGAGCTGGCCGCCTCGGCCGGCGCGCATGCCGGGGCGCTGCTGCGCCTGCTGCGGGCGCTGGCCGCCCGGGGCGTGTTCAGCGAGGTCGCCGACGCCACCTTCGCGCTCACGCCGCTGGCCGAGCCGTTGCGCGGCGACCATCCGATGTCGCTGCGCGACAGCTTCGCGCTGCTCGACTCCGACGTACGGGCCTGGGCCGCGATCGGGCACACGCTGCGCACCGGGGAACCGGCCTTCGGGCACGTGCACGGCCAGGACTACTGGAGCTACCTCGCCGACCACCCGCAGGAGAGCGCCCGGGTCGACGACTGGATGCGCAGCGTGAACCACCTGCACCTGCGGACCGTGCTCGGGGCGTACCCGTGGCGGCGGTTCGGCACGCTGGTGGACGTCGGCGGCGGGACCGGTGGTTTCCTGGCCGGCCTGCTCACCCGCTTCCCCGGGGTGCGAGGGGTGCTGTTCGACCTGCCGCACGTGGTGGCGGGCGCGCCGAAGGTGCTGGCCGAGGCCGGCGTGGCCGACCGCTGCGAGGTGGTGCCCGGCGACGCCTTCGGCACGGTGCCCGCAGGCGGCGACGGCTACCTGCTCAAGACGGTGCTGCCGGGCTTCGACGACGACGACGCGACCCGCATCCTCGCCACCGTGCGCACCGCGATGCGGCCCGACTCGCGGCTGGTCCTGCTGGAGGCGGTGCTCCCGCCCGGCGACGCCTTCGACATGGCGAAGCTCTTCGACGTGCACGCGATGGTGCTCACCGGCGGCGCGCACCGCAGCGCGGAGGAGACCGGTCGGTTGCTGGAGCGGGCCGGGCTGCGGCTGACCCAGGTCATCGGCACTCCCACGCTGACCGCGATCGAGGCCCTGCCGGCCGACTGA